In Brassica rapa cultivar Chiifu-401-42 chromosome A06, CAAS_Brap_v3.01, whole genome shotgun sequence, a single window of DNA contains:
- the LOC103871905 gene encoding DNA-directed RNA polymerases I, II, and III subunit RPABC5 produces the protein MIIPVRCFTCGKVIGNKWDAYLDLLQLDYTEGDALDALNLVRYCCRRMLMTHVDLIEKLLNYNTLEKSDNS, from the exons ATGATCATCCCTGTTCGCTGCTTTACCTGTGGAAAG GTGATTGGAAACAAGTGGGATGCCTATCTTGATCTTCTCCAGCTCGACTACACTGAAGG GGACGCACTTGATGCGCTCAACTTAGTTAGGTACTGCTGCAGGCGTATGCTCATGACTCATGTTGATCTGATTGAGAAGCTTCTCAACTACAACA CTCTGGAAAAATCAGACAACTCTTAA